The nucleotide window TCAGCATATTACACGATGACAGTAACATGGCAGTCGGGTTGGCCACATTTTTACCGACAGCTTCAGAAAACGTGTGACTGGAACCCtaaacacgaaaaaaatgACAACGGGGTGTTAATATAGAATGTATTTGGTAAATTCCGtctataaaacaaaaagttaaCTCACCATTTCAAAGACGACACAGTTGCCCGAATAGGAGGCACCGGCTACAACACCAGCACCGCCAATAATGCCAGATGCCAAGTTGTCGATGATGTCACCATAAAGATTTGGCATGACCATCACGTCAAACTGGGTAGGTTTCGATACCAATTGCATTGTCGTGTTATCTACAATCATTTcttcaaattttattttggggTAGAGAGCGGAAATCTGGTTTGACAAAAGGATATTTTGGAGAAATGCTTATGTTAAATTACTCTTCGGATTTATGTGAGTATTACTTCTCGACAACAACGGAGAAAAAGACCATCGCCTAATTTCATAATATTAGCCTTGTGCACAGCGGTCACCTTCTTACGACCGAACTTGGTGGCATAATCGAACGCAAATTTGGCTATGCGATGCGATTTTTCAGCCGTAATAATTTTCAGACATTCTACTACACCCTGAAATCAAGGGATACGAGTGGTTAACGTATGCGTGACTAAAAATACACACTAAAAAACTTACTGGGACACTCTCATGTTCAAGAGAAGAATACTCGCCCTCGGTAGCCTCGCGAATGATAATCATGTCAACGTTATTATGGCGTGCCCTTACTCCTGGCAGCGATTTAACGTGCACTACATTTGCATAAAGATCCAACTTCCGGCGGAGTTTCATACTCAAAGACTGAAGGTCTCCTGAATGACTATAATCAGGTGTGGCCAGGctacctgaaaaaaaaatttattcagaTAGATTATAGTACTGTCTGCATAATATTTTAGACATAAAAATTATGGAAAAGATCATAATGATACTTTGAAAATGGTTAAAAGAAAGCTAGTAATACAACAAATACCTTTAAGGCAAATCCCATTGTGTGAAATAGATTCAGCAACATCTTCCAATGAAACACTCATCAATGGTTGGACTTCACTGAAAAACTTTGGTTCAAAATCAACCGGGACACCAGCTGCctaattgaaataaaaacaatgttgattaaaaaaatatattttaaaaaaggaaacaatcTGAGAATTGATTACCTTAAATACTTCCTGAACAGAGTACAACAATTCAGGACCAACTCCATCACCTGGGATTAAGGTACATTTTGTTCGTCCTTCTGGCTTGGAAACTGGAGCTTGCTAAACAAAATATCAACACTGCATCTTTAAAgataaatcaacaaaattaAACCGGTCGCTTACAATCGCTGAGAAGGCTCGTGCCTGGTTAACCCCTTTCTTCTTAAGTAGGGCGGCTGCCGGTCGCGAAACCTAGAAAATAAACTCTAGAAAATAATGATACGAAAATTGTAACTAAAATGTACCAACCAGAGAGGCTGATAACTGAATTTTCGTAAAAAGGGAGGCCATTTCTAATTCGTTCCAGTTGGTTCTAGCTGGTAATctaaaatgaaagaaagcAGACGAAATCAGCTGACCAAAAACAGACATCTATGAAGCGAAACAAGCACCTTGCTGGGAAAACCCTTATGAGCAAAATAATACTTATGCTTTTGTACATGCCCGCTGTGAGGATCGAACTCACGACCGCTAGTTTACAAGACTAgcgctctaccactgagctaagcAGGCAGTGATAGCATCCGAATCACAAAATTTTGTGCCTCTCAAAATCCCTGAAATATGTGGACAGAGCACAATAAAATCACAATAAAACGGCTTTGCTTGCTCACTGCTGGAAGCGACAGGCCTAAAGGGCATCTGAAACTTAGCTGATAAGTCTACTTTATTCTATAGTTTGGTGTAACAAAATCCTGagatttcaaaaatgaaaccTTTACAAGCAGTAACGATTTGAGGCACATTTTTTACTTAAACTGAGTCGAGAGAAAGATGAAAAATCAATAGCTGTAGTCATTATCAGTGATCAAAGAGTGATTGATTGCGTGTTTTCAATTTCGGACGGAGTCACGAAAAATTTCGTTCGGATTTGGACAAAGAACTCACTGATAGTCCAAGTGAGTGAATACAGGAAGAAAGTGAGCGCCAAAACAGTCGATGTAGTCCTAAGTGGCTTTGTTGGTTGGACTTGGACAGTTGGACACTATGGACAGTTGGACTCAGGCACTCAGCGAAGTAGCAGCGCGCTGGCCTACTCGGAAAAGGCTTCGTAGAAGACATAGGGCTCGGCTCCGACTACGTGAGACCCGGGTTACTACCGGAAGATACTGGCGCgacagcaaaagaaaaaaaaaaccaaaaaacccATAGACATAGAAAAACTATAATTATAGTAATTTTtaaacacgttttttttcagtttcataAAATTTCTCACAATCACTAggttaatttaaacaaactttCTGGGAGATGTTTATCGTCatacaaaattaaaagtaaaatttcaaatgttgtAAGTTCCAGGGCCAGCCACTGGAGACGCTTCATTCCAGACTAGTATCCAACCGATCCATCCATGATCCATctaaaagacaaaaaaagctAAACACACTAGATCCATATTCTAAGATCagtctgattttttttctagctgaAATTTCTGTAAGTTTTTAAGTTGGAGTAAGTTTGCCCTGAAGTTACATAGAGCCGCTCTTCTGGTTAAACCAATGTCTTTTTAAGATTGGTCGAAAAGTCAATTATCGTTGTGTTTGTGTGATTGAAAGTTGAATGAAGATGCCAGTAGCACACAATGATGCTCATGGTCGTGACAAAGACGACAGTGAAGGGGAAGGTGAGCACGAAGAAATGGATCATTTGTCGATTGCTCATGATAGCGAAAAAGGAGGTACTTCCGATGGGGATTCCAGTGAAGATTCTGGCTCTGAGGACAGCTCAGAAATGGATGAAGATGAATGTGAAAACCGAAGAAGTGAATGCCTTGATGACATGATTGATCTTGAAAAACAATTCTCTTTTTTGAAAGAACAGTAAGTCATTATTATCTGTGAGAATTGCATGTGCTGGCGGTACCATTATTTTACTGATTATATAGGCTATACCGGGAAAGAATCACACAAATTGAAAGCAAGCTCCAAGAAGTTATGGCAGAGCAAGCTGCAGAGTATCTTGGCCCTTTGGCTGATCTGAGAGAGGCTGTAGCTGTCAGGACACAGGTTGCTGGTATTTTACGACAACTTCGATTGGagaacataaaaaataaagcagTAGCTGAAGAAGTAGCTGCAACACAAGATTTTGAGGTAGGCAGTTGCAAGTAGCATGCTGGTAGCTGTG belongs to Daphnia magna isolate NIES linkage group LG1, ASM2063170v1.1, whole genome shotgun sequence and includes:
- the LOC116927292 gene encoding isocitrate dehydrogenase [NAD] subunit beta, mitochondrial, giving the protein MYKSISIILLIRVFPARLPARTNWNELEMASLFTKIQLSASLVSRPAAALLKKKGVNQARAFSAIQAPVSKPEGRTKCTLIPGDGVGPELLYSVQEVFKAAGVPVDFEPKFFSEVQPLMSVSLEDVAESISHNGICLKGSLATPDYSHSGDLQSLSMKLRRKLDLYANVVHVKSLPGVRARHNNVDMIIIREATEGEYSSLEHESVPGVVECLKIITAEKSHRIAKFAFDYATKFGRKKVTAVHKANIMKLGDGLFLRCCREISALYPKIKFEEMIVDNTTMQLVSKPTQFDVMVMPNLYGDIIDNLASGIIGGAGVVAGASYSGNCVVFEMGSSHTFSEAVGKNVANPTAMLLSSCNMLNHVGLEYYGNMIQSAVERVLKVGKIRTKDIGGHSSTNEFTLAVIHNLRY
- the LOC116927302 gene encoding breast cancer metastasis-suppressor 1-like protein yields the protein MKMPVAHNDAHGRDKDDSEGEGEHEEMDHLSIAHDSEKGGTSDGDSSEDSGSEDSSEMDEDECENRRSECLDDMIDLEKQFSFLKEQLYRERITQIESKLQEVMAEQAAEYLGPLADLREAVAVRTQVAGILRQLRLENIKNKAVAEEVAATQDFESRKALLMDSIKESLNEKIRRLEEDRNQVGLLECDSFLKSRSLHSFGSSPFRSDDKEFKEKDKRRKPITVTGPYIVYMLSEADIMEDWTLIRKALTATNRKDYPL